A region of Prochlorococcus marinus subsp. pastoris str. CCMP1986 DNA encodes the following proteins:
- a CDS encoding thiamine pyrophosphate-dependent dehydrogenase E1 component subunit alpha — protein sequence MPIQSIKNDKILEKINSLKILNNFENQNLDHFNQFKIALHIRAIEEAIVSLAKDNKLRGPIHSYVGEEAIATGVLSHAKPIDAVTSTHRGHGHYIAKGGNISMLIDELHGKESGCNGGKGGSMHVADLSINHFGANGIVGGGVPIACGIALANKLDKKDSIVFCFFGDGASNQGVVLESFNLAGFLSLPIVFICENNQFAQSTKLSDISLTSVAKKSQGFGIKSIEVDGLNISEVYSKTSDAVNYTRNEIKPYLIQANTYRFHRHFVSEKPKPIDYLDENFHKEFLSKDPIINYCYRNKIDFIVLEDYLTNIKDIIFNYSKNIS from the coding sequence ATGCCAATACAAAGTATCAAAAATGATAAGATTCTTGAGAAAATAAATTCTTTAAAAATTTTAAATAATTTTGAGAATCAAAATTTAGATCATTTTAATCAATTCAAAATAGCATTACATATTAGGGCGATAGAAGAGGCAATTGTATCACTTGCAAAAGACAATAAACTTAGAGGTCCAATTCATTCTTATGTTGGAGAAGAAGCAATCGCTACAGGTGTTCTCTCTCACGCAAAGCCAATTGATGCAGTTACTAGTACACATAGAGGACATGGGCATTACATTGCTAAAGGAGGAAATATTTCTATGCTAATAGATGAATTACATGGGAAGGAGTCTGGTTGTAATGGAGGTAAAGGTGGTTCTATGCATGTCGCAGATTTATCGATAAATCATTTTGGAGCGAATGGAATCGTGGGTGGAGGAGTACCAATAGCCTGCGGGATCGCACTTGCAAATAAATTAGATAAAAAGGATTCTATAGTCTTCTGTTTTTTCGGAGATGGGGCTTCTAATCAAGGCGTAGTATTAGAAAGTTTTAACTTAGCCGGATTTTTATCTCTTCCTATAGTTTTTATATGTGAAAATAATCAATTTGCACAATCTACAAAACTCTCTGATATTTCTTTAACCTCGGTTGCAAAAAAATCACAAGGATTTGGCATTAAAAGTATAGAGGTGGATGGCCTAAATATTTCGGAAGTATATAGTAAAACCTCTGATGCCGTTAATTACACAAGAAATGAAATAAAGCCATATCTAATTCAAGCAAATACTTATAGATTTCATAGACATTTTGTTTCAGAGAAACCTAAACCTATAGATTACTTGGATGAAAATTTTCATAAAGAATTCTTATCAAAGGATCCAATAATAAATTATTGTTACCGAAATAAAATTGATTTCATCGTATTAGAAGATTACTTAACTAATATAAAAGATATTATTTTTAATTATTCAAAAAATATAAGTTAA
- a CDS encoding dehydrogenase E1 component subunit beta — translation MKLIEKFREELFKEFESNKDAIYLGEDVRNAHRGIAIGLHEKYGDKQIIDMPISESAFTGLALGLAISKKKVFVEYNFAGLVYLGLDQIFNQAHKYNEMLNTNLNLDLIYILPTGTRGGLAGHHSDNPYAILSHLGIQSFMPTNAIDCEMIFNYLNENRKPTAIFLPVASFFNEIDQDQIGNNFNFGFYRIHKGKKLNIICTGTTYGIIRELLVDLNNLDPNIFILTDLSFSEKTINEIHKIDDFPTIFIDDSFEICGIASEINKYIPKKNLVKPLCRISKNVPFAEHLEADVIVSKKRVKEVLTNLSK, via the coding sequence ATGAAGCTAATAGAAAAATTTAGGGAAGAATTATTTAAAGAATTTGAATCTAATAAAGATGCAATTTACCTTGGTGAAGATGTAAGAAATGCCCATAGAGGAATTGCAATAGGTCTTCATGAAAAATATGGAGATAAACAAATCATTGATATGCCTATCTCAGAATCAGCATTTACTGGCCTTGCTCTAGGTTTAGCAATTTCAAAGAAGAAAGTTTTTGTTGAATATAATTTTGCTGGACTAGTTTATTTAGGTTTAGATCAAATTTTTAACCAAGCTCATAAATATAATGAGATGTTAAATACCAATTTGAATTTAGATTTAATCTATATTTTACCGACAGGTACCAGGGGAGGATTGGCAGGCCACCATTCAGATAATCCTTATGCTATTTTGAGTCATCTGGGTATTCAGAGCTTTATGCCAACAAATGCAATAGATTGTGAAATGATTTTTAATTATTTGAATGAGAATAGAAAGCCTACTGCTATTTTTTTACCTGTAGCCTCATTCTTCAATGAAATAGATCAAGATCAAATTGGAAATAATTTTAATTTCGGATTTTATAGAATACATAAAGGAAAAAAATTAAACATTATTTGTACTGGAACAACTTATGGAATTATAAGAGAACTTCTTGTAGATTTAAATAATTTAGATCCCAATATCTTTATTTTAACCGACCTTTCATTTTCAGAAAAAACTATAAATGAAATACATAAGATTGATGATTTCCCAACTATTTTTATAGATGACTCTTTTGAGATTTGCGGCATAGCATCTGAAATAAATAAATATATTCCCAAGAAAAATTTAGTAAAACCTCTTTGCAGAATTTCAAAAAATGTTCCTTTCGCAGAACATCTAGAAGCTGATGTTATTGTAAGTAAAAAAAGAGTAAAAGAAGTTTTAACGAATTTATCGAAATGA
- a CDS encoding WbuC family cupin fold metalloprotein: MNNFELLSLGIYKKSGEISVEKNFIKQLYKDADAHPRNRSRILIHKDSESIPQEMLIAFTSKSIVEVSTHTFPESFTVLDGVAKYIFYEESGELIGDILLSPYENEGTFYCFIPKSTFHRFIPYTENSLAHEVGFSNFDKEFTTLYLDKQFKDISRKTNKEYSIVPRKIINNKLNFKEKEFNEYTQIEISGGIISISHENVQEFMSIKKPVLLKIKDQIPAFINENILIIQTNKEFIIDTEINLQTISLITGSITLILSNNQSINLKKGNSIFYTCANEIKICKIINSNNQLAIVKFTSHTK, translated from the coding sequence ATGAATAACTTTGAATTATTATCTTTGGGCATATATAAGAAATCAGGGGAGATTTCAGTTGAGAAGAATTTTATAAAGCAACTTTATAAAGATGCTGATGCCCACCCTAGAAATAGATCAAGAATATTAATTCACAAAGATTCTGAATCCATTCCTCAAGAAATGCTCATTGCATTTACAAGTAAATCAATTGTAGAGGTATCTACTCATACATTTCCAGAATCATTCACTGTTTTAGATGGAGTTGCAAAATATATTTTTTACGAGGAGAGTGGAGAATTAATAGGAGATATTTTACTTTCACCCTATGAAAATGAAGGGACATTCTACTGCTTTATTCCAAAATCTACCTTTCATAGATTTATTCCCTACACAGAAAATAGCTTAGCTCACGAAGTTGGCTTTTCTAATTTTGATAAAGAATTTACAACTTTATATCTTGATAAACAATTCAAGGATATTTCTAGAAAAACTAATAAAGAATATTCAATTGTACCCAGAAAAATAATTAATAATAAACTAAATTTCAAGGAAAAAGAATTTAATGAATATACACAAATTGAAATTAGTGGAGGAATTATTTCCATTTCTCATGAAAACGTACAAGAATTTATGTCAATTAAAAAACCTGTTTTATTAAAAATTAAAGATCAAATTCCTGCATTTATAAATGAAAATATTTTAATAATTCAGACTAATAAGGAATTTATAATAGATACAGAAATAAATCTTCAGACCATATCATTAATCACTGGCTCTATAACCCTAATTTTGAGTAATAATCAATCTATTAATCTTAAAAAGGGAAATTCTATTTTTTATACCTGTGCAAATGAAATCAAAATATGTAAAATCATTAATTCCAATAATCAACTAGCAATAGTAAAATTTACTTCACATACAAAATGA
- a CDS encoding class I SAM-dependent methyltransferase, with product MTKNIYSYKRNNCRLCSSNELLKVLDVPASQPVDGFRPHSHEYLNLPRFEMDLYICRRCGHHQLLDIVKPHLLYGSYIYTSSSSPDLKLHFKKYGEYLKDKLKIDNSKNILDVGCNDGLFLKTLSKYSCNLYGIDPAPNIKDNFKDASYKFFSGYCNYENLNNLSDKFKVKSFDLITANNVFAHADNLEEMLSSIVNKLSDNGKFCFEVSYILDMVESNVIDYIYHEHLSYHGIKSLKPFLKRFGLFIYDIQRINTKGGSIRVLCTKKEIEENTQLITDFINLEVNNKCYDSSKYESIRLQISQFRNKLNDYLLKVDHNHIFSYGAAPTSIVNSLLLNYDKKLNGYLDDNPIRQNNLTPNNFIPVLSPSILSKIDKPLVIIGAWRFSEIIIPKILNINNRTDIIIPSLSEGVKFYKNK from the coding sequence ATGACCAAAAATATTTATAGTTATAAAAGGAATAATTGTAGGCTCTGCTCAAGCAATGAATTATTAAAAGTTTTAGATGTTCCAGCTTCTCAACCAGTTGATGGATTTAGACCACACTCTCATGAATATCTAAATCTCCCAAGATTTGAAATGGATCTTTATATATGTAGGAGATGTGGGCATCATCAATTATTAGATATTGTAAAGCCTCATTTATTATATGGTTCTTACATTTATACCAGTTCTAGTAGCCCCGATCTAAAATTACATTTTAAAAAGTATGGAGAATATTTAAAAGATAAATTAAAAATTGATAATTCTAAGAATATTTTAGATGTTGGCTGCAATGATGGTTTATTCTTAAAAACACTTTCCAAATATTCTTGCAATTTATATGGTATAGATCCCGCTCCAAACATTAAAGATAACTTTAAAGATGCATCCTATAAGTTTTTTTCAGGTTATTGCAATTATGAAAATCTTAATAATTTATCGGATAAATTTAAAGTAAAAAGTTTTGATTTAATTACCGCTAACAATGTATTTGCACATGCTGATAACTTAGAGGAAATGCTTTCAAGCATAGTAAATAAACTATCTGATAATGGTAAATTCTGTTTTGAAGTATCATATATACTAGATATGGTTGAATCTAACGTAATTGACTATATATATCATGAGCATTTAAGTTACCATGGCATTAAATCTCTTAAGCCTTTTTTAAAAAGATTTGGGTTATTTATTTATGACATACAAAGAATAAATACAAAGGGAGGAAGTATAAGAGTTTTATGCACTAAAAAAGAAATTGAAGAAAATACTCAACTAATTACTGATTTTATAAATTTAGAGGTTAATAATAAATGTTATGACTCTTCAAAGTATGAATCAATACGCTTACAGATTTCTCAGTTTAGGAATAAATTAAATGACTATTTATTAAAAGTTGATCATAATCATATATTTTCCTATGGAGCTGCTCCTACATCAATAGTTAATTCCTTGTTATTAAATTATGATAAAAAGTTAAATGGTTATTTAGACGATAATCCAATTAGGCAAAATAATTTAACCCCAAATAACTTTATTCCAGTATTATCTCCTTCTATATTATCTAAGATTGATAAACCTTTAGTAATAATAGGAGCTTGGAGGTTCTCAGAAATAATTATACCTAAGATATTAAATATCAATAATAGAACTGATATAATTATCCCATCTCTTTCCGAGGGAGTGAAGTTTTATAAAAATAAATAA
- a CDS encoding sugar nucleotide-binding protein has product MVKRKVILFGASGHLGNYLNKTLINNNFSVKTPSRIEVNEILNNKYKKEFFEDSFVINTVAIVGKENSNSCLIDDLKLINEEFPKKLSEGVNLYNSKLIHISSNSVFDNSKKHFRRDKDTPSSKTNYGISKINAEINIKETLNNKKYIILRTPQHYSNDIDNPRNLLCGIYKQLKKYKHIKITRNETFSIASCQRISLLIVQLIEKDFYGLYHVSELKNFNWFEIARILSKKMGLNWRESISNVYNDKLQINNTLYPSSDTILESDIIKKDFLQFNLLK; this is encoded by the coding sequence ATGGTCAAAAGAAAAGTTATATTATTTGGCGCATCTGGACATTTAGGAAATTACTTAAATAAAACACTAATTAATAATAATTTTTCTGTTAAGACACCTTCAAGAATAGAAGTTAATGAAATACTAAATAATAAATATAAAAAAGAATTTTTTGAAGATTCATTTGTAATCAATACTGTTGCAATTGTTGGCAAAGAAAATTCTAATTCTTGCTTAATTGATGATTTAAAATTGATAAATGAGGAATTTCCAAAGAAACTCAGTGAAGGAGTAAATTTATATAATAGTAAACTTATACATATAAGTAGCAATAGTGTTTTTGATAATTCTAAGAAACACTTTAGGCGCGATAAAGATACTCCATCTTCAAAAACAAATTACGGTATCTCAAAAATAAATGCCGAAATAAATATTAAAGAGACCCTTAATAATAAAAAATATATTATATTAAGAACCCCCCAACATTACTCTAATGATATTGATAATCCAAGAAATTTATTATGTGGAATATATAAGCAACTAAAAAAATATAAACACATCAAAATTACAAGAAATGAAACTTTTTCAATAGCATCTTGTCAAAGAATTAGTCTTCTTATAGTTCAATTAATTGAAAAAGATTTTTATGGTTTATATCATGTAAGCGAATTAAAAAATTTCAATTGGTTTGAAATAGCAAGAATTTTATCTAAAAAAATGGGATTAAATTGGAGAGAATCAATATCAAATGTATATAATGATAAATTACAAATAAACAACACTTTATACCCCTCCAGTGATACTATTCTTGAAAGCGATATTATCAAAAAAGATTTTTTACAATTTAATTTATTAAAGTAA
- a CDS encoding zinc-binding dehydrogenase yields MKAAILVNQKKKLIVDELDLPTSLKVGQVLVKLEYSGICGTQIGEIDGVKGEDKFLPHLLGHEGSGIVEKVGPGVKTVREGDSVVLHWRQGNGIQSEPPKYNWNGKTVNAGWVTTFNTKAIISENRCTKIPANISKEDAALFGCAVTTGFGVIENNAKLKMGESIVVFGAGGIGLNIIQAARLTSAWPIIAVDLFDNRLDLAKKLGATHSVNSSNKSYLDEIENILKDRELDVFIDNTGNTSIIEMGYNLISDQGRLILVGVPKTGENINIFSLPLHFGKKITGSFGGECNPAKDIPRFIKMMQNGLWDLKGLITESYDLENINEAIFSMRTGKTSGRVIIKL; encoded by the coding sequence ATGAAAGCAGCCATTTTAGTAAATCAAAAAAAAAAATTAATTGTTGATGAATTAGATTTACCCACTTCTCTGAAAGTTGGCCAGGTATTAGTAAAATTAGAATATAGTGGTATTTGCGGAACTCAAATTGGAGAAATAGATGGTGTTAAAGGAGAAGATAAATTTTTACCTCACCTTCTGGGCCATGAAGGTTCTGGAATTGTTGAAAAAGTTGGTCCAGGAGTAAAAACTGTAAGAGAAGGTGACTCAGTTGTTCTTCATTGGAGACAAGGGAATGGGATTCAGTCTGAACCTCCAAAATATAATTGGAATGGAAAAACAGTCAACGCTGGATGGGTAACAACGTTTAATACTAAAGCAATAATTAGCGAGAATAGGTGTACTAAGATTCCAGCTAACATATCTAAAGAGGATGCTGCCTTGTTTGGCTGTGCTGTAACTACTGGTTTTGGTGTGATCGAAAATAATGCAAAACTAAAGATGGGAGAATCAATTGTTGTTTTTGGAGCAGGTGGAATTGGACTGAATATAATTCAAGCTGCAAGGCTTACCTCAGCATGGCCAATTATTGCAGTTGATTTATTTGATAATAGGTTAGATCTTGCTAAGAAATTAGGTGCGACTCATTCGGTTAATTCATCTAACAAAAGTTATCTTGATGAAATAGAAAATATACTTAAGGATAGAGAACTTGATGTTTTTATTGATAATACTGGGAATACTTCAATAATTGAGATGGGCTATAATTTAATCAGTGATCAAGGTAGATTAATTTTGGTTGGAGTTCCGAAAACTGGAGAAAATATTAATATATTTTCTCTTCCACTGCATTTTGGAAAAAAAATAACTGGCTCATTTGGAGGAGAATGTAACCCAGCGAAGGATATCCCTAGATTTATTAAAATGATGCAAAATGGTCTATGGGATTTAAAAGGTTTAATTACTGAAAGTTATGATTTAGAAAATATTAATGAAGCAATATTTTCTATGAGGACAGGAAAAACATCTGGAAGAGTGATTATTAAACTATGA
- a CDS encoding transketolase, producing MSIETKKYNNLISISTELRKRIIKTSYEAKIPHIGSCLSCIELLVFLYWKELNIDPSNSEAINRDRFILSKGHGAPALFQVLGLKGFFPIERLNSFGKPGSVFHEHPPKPGYIPGIEAATGSLGHGFPMAVGMSLAKRINNLQYRTYSILSDGECNEGSIWEAAMFAGAQKLDDLTIFIDFNKWQATGRSKEVLALDPLKEKWQSFGWDVYEIDGHKFNQIDKSIELAKTNKNKPSAIIAHTIKGKGVSFMEDNNNWHYKTPNEEEFKKAFEELKN from the coding sequence ATGAGTATAGAAACTAAAAAATACAATAATTTAATATCCATTTCAACAGAACTAAGAAAAAGGATAATAAAGACTTCATATGAAGCAAAAATTCCCCATATTGGTTCTTGCCTTTCATGCATCGAACTCTTAGTTTTCCTTTACTGGAAAGAATTAAATATTGATCCAAGTAATTCTGAAGCTATTAATAGAGATAGATTTATTCTTAGTAAAGGCCATGGAGCTCCTGCATTATTTCAGGTTCTTGGCTTAAAGGGTTTTTTCCCAATTGAAAGGTTAAATTCATTTGGAAAGCCTGGGAGTGTTTTCCATGAACATCCACCTAAACCTGGTTATATCCCAGGTATAGAGGCTGCGACTGGTTCTCTAGGTCATGGCTTCCCAATGGCCGTTGGCATGTCATTAGCTAAAAGAATCAACAATCTACAATACAGAACTTATTCAATTTTGAGTGATGGAGAATGTAATGAGGGTAGTATATGGGAAGCTGCTATGTTCGCAGGTGCTCAAAAACTAGATGATTTGACAATATTTATTGACTTTAATAAATGGCAAGCGACTGGTAGAAGCAAGGAAGTTTTAGCATTAGATCCTTTAAAGGAAAAATGGCAGTCATTTGGATGGGATGTTTATGAAATAGACGGTCATAAATTCAATCAGATAGATAAATCTATTGAGCTAGCTAAGACCAATAAAAACAAACCAAGTGCTATTATTGCTCATACTATTAAAGGCAAAGGGGTATCTTTTATGGAAGACAATAATAATTGGCACTACAAAACACCAAATGAAGAGGAATTCAAAAAAGCATTTGAGGAATTAAAAAATTAA
- a CDS encoding transketolase family protein, giving the protein MRDAFANEIKRLSEANKNVVLLSGDIGNRMFDKYKSVSPERFFNCGIAEANMMSLASGMALCGLKPVIYTITPFTTTRCLEQIRIGVAYHNAPVVIVGTGSGLSYSELGPTHHSLEDIAILRAVPNINILTPSDKQELTTQLQEAISMNTPSYMRIGKKGEPDLFNESHNLGIGKANILKEGEEILIIGIGPILIEAIEAAKSLKNDGLNIGVASMGSIRPLDDDFLRKMISKKYKYWITLEEHGIVGGLGSTLIEWCSDKQLYDIKIKRLGVKNEFIHKLGNQSYTRNILGIDKKGIINTIKEL; this is encoded by the coding sequence ATGAGAGACGCATTTGCAAATGAAATAAAAAGATTAAGCGAAGCAAATAAAAATGTTGTACTACTTTCTGGGGATATTGGTAATCGAATGTTTGATAAATATAAAAGTGTATCTCCTGAGAGATTCTTTAATTGCGGGATTGCTGAAGCTAATATGATGAGCCTCGCTTCTGGAATGGCACTTTGCGGATTAAAGCCTGTAATTTATACAATCACGCCATTCACTACCACTAGATGTTTAGAACAAATTAGAATTGGTGTCGCGTATCATAATGCACCGGTAGTAATAGTAGGCACAGGCTCAGGACTATCGTATTCTGAGTTGGGTCCAACTCACCATTCATTAGAGGATATAGCTATTCTCAGAGCAGTTCCAAATATAAATATTTTAACTCCATCGGATAAGCAGGAATTAACTACACAACTTCAAGAAGCCATTTCAATGAATACTCCTTCCTATATGAGAATAGGAAAAAAAGGAGAACCAGATTTATTCAACGAATCCCATAATCTAGGAATAGGTAAAGCAAATATATTAAAAGAAGGAGAAGAAATTTTAATTATTGGCATTGGACCTATTCTTATAGAAGCTATTGAGGCAGCAAAATCCTTGAAAAATGATGGTTTAAATATTGGTGTAGCATCCATGGGAAGTATAAGACCATTAGACGATGATTTTTTAAGAAAAATGATTTCAAAGAAATATAAATATTGGATTACTTTAGAAGAACATGGAATAGTTGGTGGTTTAGGAAGTACATTAATTGAATGGTGTTCCGATAAACAATTGTATGATATTAAAATTAAAAGATTAGGGGTAAAAAATGAATTTATCCATAAACTGGGTAATCAATCTTACACAAGAAATATTTTAGGAATAGATAAAAAAGGAATTATTAATACAATAAAAGAACTATGA
- a CDS encoding phosphotransferase, whose protein sequence is MKKPLIDIKSLLKSKGISIEDYSEIGFGKNSRSFRVFTKKQIYFFKIYSSDHKDKRDRLLTELNFLNFLKESKFNNTPLPIVWDFKERWILLSWINGERLSNPSNDECQTLVDFLINIQSNRESEFAKKIGNASEAQFSINDHINHVHERFKKVDNYFSINKENNIPKESSFYELEILFNKLFRKFGENIDKSFPFFDSKKDIYKILSPSDVGFHNILIDRKKLYFIDFEYAGWDDPCKLICDLVLQPDYPIPSKYIGTINKLISNKHFPKDSLNNLDLMLNIYQSKWVLIILNTIIFNKDTITENVFKKLSRKISKYIANSEAKIFITKKALFY, encoded by the coding sequence ATGAAAAAACCTTTAATTGATATTAAGTCTTTACTAAAATCAAAGGGAATATCAATTGAGGATTATTCTGAAATAGGATTTGGCAAAAATAGTAGATCTTTTAGAGTATTTACTAAAAAGCAAATATATTTTTTTAAAATTTATTCTTCTGATCATAAAGATAAACGAGATAGATTATTAACCGAATTAAATTTCCTAAATTTTTTAAAAGAAAGTAAATTTAATAATACCCCCTTACCAATAGTTTGGGATTTTAAAGAAAGATGGATATTGTTAAGTTGGATAAATGGAGAAAGATTATCAAATCCATCTAATGATGAATGTCAAACTTTAGTAGATTTTCTTATAAATATACAAAGTAATAGAGAATCAGAATTTGCAAAAAAGATTGGGAATGCATCGGAGGCTCAATTTTCAATTAATGATCATATTAATCATGTTCATGAAAGGTTTAAAAAGGTGGATAATTATTTTTCAATTAATAAAGAAAATAACATCCCGAAAGAAAGTTCGTTTTATGAATTAGAAATTCTTTTTAATAAATTATTTCGTAAGTTTGGTGAAAATATTGATAAATCATTTCCTTTTTTTGATTCAAAAAAAGATATATATAAAATCCTTTCCCCATCTGATGTGGGTTTTCATAATATATTAATTGATAGAAAAAAATTGTATTTTATTGATTTTGAATATGCCGGATGGGATGATCCATGTAAATTAATTTGTGATTTGGTTTTACAACCTGACTATCCAATTCCAAGTAAATATATAGGTACAATAAATAAATTAATATCAAATAAACATTTTCCTAAGGATTCCCTTAATAATTTAGATTTAATGCTAAATATTTATCAATCAAAATGGGTTCTAATTATTCTTAATACTATTATTTTTAATAAAGATACTATTACAGAAAATGTCTTCAAAAAATTATCAAGAAAAATCTCAAAGTACATAGCTAATAGCGAAGCCAAAATTTTCATTACAAAGAAAGCACTTTTTTATTAA
- a CDS encoding ABC transporter ATP-binding protein — MRLTEDGLNKNQSNSLSLLSSLYKYLSFKRKLQIWINLLLALLNAAFEIFSIGIIFPLLNIVINPKEIETNKYLSTIYNFFNSYGENYFLYFIIISTLLIVSISLIVKLTNLRYTIKLAQNIGTDLCKSALNSYLNKSYVELKNTNSADMISGINKNIEGSIIALESFLQLVTSTVLAISIFIALLLISKNITLIAFSTILLVYYFLSIYSKNRLTKNSNKIVINEPFRQKYLQESLQGIRDVILSDLQDFFVFNFGKYDSYMRVFTASNGFIVNSARYIIEYIVLVLICLIIISFLLLDNVNINSFAILGTFAIGCQKLLPSLQTIFRMLSNLRGFKYQIIEAINILSTNKDNKQNIHRENIKFDKHISLNKISFKYPNTEKIILNDINFKLRKGECIGIKGTSGAGKSTFADIIMTLLTPNSGEYFVDNFNILEGNLKENIFKWRKSIAHVPQEIFIADTTIAENIAFGLSKGEIDYKKIISCCRQSKLLDFINSLPNQFETIVGENGSLLSGGQRQRIAIARALYKDAQILILDEATSSLDNETENSVIESIKNIKGKVTIIFITHRLSTLNICDRIIEFKNGKLLETLKN; from the coding sequence ATGAGATTAACTGAAGATGGTTTAAATAAAAATCAATCAAATTCATTAAGTTTACTTTCTTCCTTATATAAATATCTTAGCTTTAAGAGAAAATTACAAATCTGGATAAATTTACTACTTGCATTATTGAATGCAGCTTTTGAAATATTTTCTATAGGGATTATTTTCCCATTATTAAATATAGTAATTAATCCTAAAGAAATTGAAACAAATAAATATCTCTCTACAATTTATAATTTTTTTAATTCTTATGGAGAAAATTATTTTTTATATTTTATTATCATTTCCACACTCTTAATAGTTTCAATATCATTAATAGTCAAATTAACAAACTTAAGATATACAATTAAACTTGCCCAAAATATCGGTACAGATTTATGTAAATCAGCTCTAAATTCATATCTTAATAAGTCCTACGTTGAATTAAAAAATACAAACAGTGCTGATATGATTTCAGGGATTAATAAGAATATAGAGGGCTCCATAATTGCTCTTGAATCTTTTCTCCAATTAGTTACTTCTACTGTATTAGCAATATCAATTTTTATAGCTTTATTATTAATAAGTAAAAATATTACATTAATTGCATTTTCTACAATATTGTTAGTTTATTATTTTCTCAGTATATATTCAAAAAATAGGTTAACTAAAAATAGCAATAAAATTGTTATCAATGAACCTTTTAGGCAAAAGTATTTACAAGAAAGTTTACAGGGTATAAGGGATGTAATTTTATCTGATTTGCAAGATTTTTTTGTATTTAATTTTGGTAAATATGATAGTTACATGAGAGTCTTTACCGCAAGCAACGGATTCATAGTAAATTCGGCTCGATATATTATTGAATATATTGTATTAGTTTTAATTTGTCTTATAATAATTTCCTTTTTATTATTAGATAATGTTAATATTAACTCTTTTGCAATTTTAGGTACATTTGCTATAGGGTGTCAAAAGTTACTTCCTTCATTACAAACTATATTTAGAATGTTATCTAATCTTAGAGGTTTTAAATATCAAATAATAGAAGCCATTAATATTCTCTCAACTAATAAAGATAATAAGCAAAATATTCATAGAGAAAATATCAAATTTGACAAACATATTTCCCTCAATAAAATTTCATTTAAGTATCCTAATACAGAAAAAATAATATTAAATGATATAAATTTTAAATTGAGAAAAGGAGAATGCATAGGGATAAAAGGAACATCCGGTGCCGGTAAAAGCACTTTTGCAGATATTATTATGACTTTATTAACTCCTAATAGTGGAGAATATTTTGTTGATAATTTCAATATTCTTGAAGGTAATTTAAAAGAGAATATTTTTAAATGGAGAAAATCTATAGCCCATGTTCCACAAGAAATCTTTATAGCCGATACAACAATTGCAGAGAATATAGCTTTCGGTCTTTCAAAGGGAGAAATTGATTATAAAAAAATAATCTCTTGTTGTAGGCAATCTAAGTTATTAGATTTTATAAATTCATTACCAAATCAATTTGAAACTATTGTTGGAGAAAATGGCAGTTTATTAAGTGGAGGCCAAAGACAAAGAATAGCAATTGCACGAGCATTATATAAAGATGCTCAAATATTAATTCTAGACGAAGCGACAAGTTCTCTTGATAACGAAACTGAAAACTCTGTCATTGAATCAATTAAGAATATAAAAGGTAAAGTTACTATTATATTTATTACTCATCGATTAAGCACACTAAATATATGTGATAGGATTATTGAATTTAAAAATGGTAAATTATTAGAGACTTTAAAAAACTAA